The Pseudanabaena galeata CCNP1313 genome includes a region encoding these proteins:
- a CDS encoding phosphomannomutase/phosphoglucomutase, whose amino-acid sequence MQDFNWKKLQNGSDIRGVAIAGVPNEDVNLTPEIAKVLGQAFATWLSQKLNKPTSDLLISVGRDSRLSGAELMQAVMEGINSLGSQVYDFAIASTPAMFMSTITDGFCCDGAIMLTASHLPFNRNGLKFFTAQGGLEKKDITDILHLAEKNEFAVSEALGSITEHDFISVYAQQFVTKIRESVNHPDNYEQPLQGLKIIVDAGNGAGGFYASKVLQPLGADITGSQFLDPDGTFPNHVPNPEDKVAMASICEAVIKHQADFGIIFDTDVDRSAAVDQFGKELNRNRLIALISAIVLKEHSNSTIVTDSITSDGLTKFIEQDLQGVHHRFKRGYKNVINESMRLNQSGQESWLAIETSGHGAMKENYFLDDGAYLVSKLLIELAKSKLAGKSLTDLIANLQEPAESEEFRIKMLVEDFKALGDRVIKDLQVFTNAQTDWQIVPNNYEGIRVSCTSDNENGWFLLRLSLHDPVMPLNIESNVQGGVTKIAKRLLEFLQPIEGLDISALFH is encoded by the coding sequence ATGCAAGATTTCAATTGGAAAAAGCTTCAAAATGGTTCCGATATTCGTGGCGTAGCGATCGCAGGTGTGCCCAATGAAGATGTAAACCTAACGCCTGAAATTGCCAAAGTTTTAGGTCAAGCCTTTGCCACTTGGTTATCTCAGAAACTAAACAAACCTACCTCAGACTTACTGATTTCCGTAGGGCGCGATAGTCGGCTATCGGGCGCAGAGTTAATGCAAGCAGTCATGGAAGGAATTAATTCCCTCGGCAGTCAAGTGTATGACTTTGCGATCGCCTCTACACCAGCGATGTTTATGAGTACGATTACCGATGGCTTTTGCTGCGATGGCGCGATTATGCTCACGGCAAGTCATTTACCCTTCAATCGCAATGGCTTAAAGTTCTTTACCGCCCAAGGAGGACTCGAAAAAAAAGATATTACAGATATTCTCCATCTTGCCGAAAAGAATGAATTTGCAGTTTCTGAGGCTTTAGGTAGCATCACTGAACATGATTTTATTTCGGTGTATGCTCAACAATTTGTCACGAAAATTCGTGAATCTGTCAATCATCCTGACAATTACGAACAGCCACTTCAGGGCTTAAAAATAATCGTGGATGCAGGTAATGGAGCGGGGGGATTCTATGCCAGTAAAGTGTTGCAACCTTTAGGCGCAGATATTACGGGGAGTCAGTTTCTCGATCCCGATGGCACATTTCCCAATCATGTTCCTAATCCAGAAGACAAAGTTGCCATGGCTTCTATCTGCGAAGCCGTAATCAAGCATCAAGCAGACTTTGGGATTATTTTTGATACCGATGTCGATCGCAGTGCAGCGGTTGATCAATTCGGCAAAGAGCTTAATCGTAATCGCTTGATTGCCCTAATTTCTGCGATCGTCCTTAAAGAGCATTCCAACTCAACGATCGTTACTGATTCCATAACTTCCGATGGACTGACCAAATTTATCGAGCAGGATTTGCAAGGCGTACATCATCGATTCAAACGTGGTTACAAAAATGTGATTAATGAATCCATGCGCCTCAATCAATCAGGGCAAGAGTCTTGGCTAGCGATCGAGACTTCTGGACATGGCGCGATGAAAGAGAACTATTTCCTTGACGATGGTGCTTACTTGGTGAGTAAGCTTTTAATTGAATTAGCCAAGTCGAAACTAGCAGGAAAATCTCTCACCGATTTAATTGCCAACTTACAAGAACCAGCCGAAAGTGAAGAGTTTCGCATCAAAATGCTTGTGGAGGATTTTAAAGCTTTGGGCGATCGCGTAATTAAAGATTTACAAGTATTCACTAACGCCCAAACTGACTGGCAAATTGTCCCCAATAACTACGAAGGTATCCGTGTTTCCTGCACTTCTGACAATGAGAATGGTTGGTTTTTGCTTAGACTCTCATTACACGATCCCGTCATGCCCTTAAATATTGAATCTAATGTCCAAGGTGGTGTTACCAAGATCGCCAAAAGGCTATTAGAATTCCTCCAACCTATAGAAGGGCTAGACATTTCTGCACTCTTCCATTAA
- a CDS encoding iron uptake porin, whose protein sequence is MSQVWFEPVQKSLVGAIAFSAIGMLPSAISNVSAQSLPPIKDVLTQNVTSVSQLSDVRPTDWAFTALQSLVERYGCIAGYPDSTFRGRQATSRYEFAAGLNACLDKINEIISAGLADKVSKEDLATLQKLQEEFAAELATLRGRVDALDAKTAKLEAQQFSTTTKLTGQAIAAVSVGSSGTDFLLDSTGALTTNAGKVNTTVISRVRLNFNTSFTGEDLLLTRIELGNGGTGLSNSLAPADNLLGFTGFGNSSKFDYSDVGTNATLNRLRYDFPIGKDIQASIGTNMSLNDHLDANSFANDESADFSSGMFINNPLILPVNDGAGAAIAWNFGGSAFTLRAGYVAQNANSPTSDGTINRGLFGDPYQGTVELEFAPKNADDASPFAIRLQYTRASVNNLDYNTGGVNLEWAFNKSVALFGRYGFGNISNRGNAISAALPTYTTTANDSLNPQTWSAGFAFPDLFKEGAMAAIAVGQPFIESQVGNATQTNVELFYRFPISDNISITPDLQFIFNPNNNSDNSTITVGTLRTVFSF, encoded by the coding sequence ATGTCGCAAGTTTGGTTTGAACCAGTACAAAAGTCTCTAGTTGGCGCGATCGCCTTTTCGGCGATTGGAATGCTGCCTAGCGCTATATCCAACGTATCGGCTCAGTCGTTACCACCAATCAAGGATGTCCTAACCCAAAATGTCACGTCAGTTTCACAACTCAGTGATGTACGTCCCACAGATTGGGCTTTTACGGCTTTACAGTCCCTAGTTGAGCGCTATGGATGCATCGCAGGTTACCCCGACAGCACCTTTCGCGGCAGGCAAGCCACCAGTCGCTATGAATTTGCCGCAGGTTTAAATGCTTGTCTCGACAAAATTAATGAAATTATTTCCGCAGGACTAGCCGATAAAGTTAGTAAAGAGGATCTCGCCACATTACAAAAATTGCAAGAAGAATTTGCCGCCGAACTTGCAACGTTGCGTGGACGTGTCGATGCGCTTGATGCAAAAACTGCCAAGCTGGAAGCGCAGCAATTCTCGACGACAACTAAGCTCACTGGTCAAGCGATCGCGGCTGTTTCGGTCGGAAGTTCAGGCACTGATTTTCTGCTGGACTCAACTGGAGCGCTGACAACCAATGCGGGCAAGGTGAATACAACTGTGATCAGCCGTGTGCGCTTGAACTTTAATACGAGTTTTACTGGCGAAGATTTATTACTCACTCGGATTGAGCTTGGCAATGGCGGCACTGGACTAAGCAATTCTCTTGCTCCCGCAGACAACTTATTAGGGTTCACAGGATTTGGGAACAGTTCTAAATTTGATTACAGTGATGTCGGCACAAACGCCACACTCAATCGCTTGCGTTACGATTTCCCGATTGGCAAAGATATCCAAGCTTCGATTGGCACAAACATGTCGCTGAACGACCATCTGGATGCGAATAGTTTTGCCAATGACGAGTCCGCCGATTTTTCTAGTGGCATGTTTATCAATAACCCCTTGATTTTGCCTGTGAATGATGGGGCTGGAGCAGCGATCGCATGGAACTTTGGCGGTAGTGCTTTTACCTTGAGAGCAGGTTATGTGGCTCAGAATGCTAATAGCCCGACCTCTGACGGCACGATCAATCGTGGCTTATTTGGTGATCCTTACCAAGGTACGGTTGAGCTAGAGTTTGCGCCGAAAAATGCTGATGATGCAAGTCCCTTTGCGATCCGTCTGCAATATACTCGCGCCTCGGTAAATAATCTGGACTACAACACAGGCGGCGTAAACCTTGAGTGGGCTTTTAATAAATCTGTAGCCCTTTTTGGACGCTATGGATTCGGCAATATCAGTAATCGCGGTAATGCCATTTCCGCAGCGCTTCCCACCTATACAACTACAGCCAATGATTCTCTAAATCCCCAAACTTGGTCTGCGGGTTTTGCTTTTCCTGATTTGTTTAAGGAAGGTGCAATGGCAGCGATCGCGGTTGGACAACCTTTCATTGAGAGTCAAGTAGGTAACGCTACTCAAACCAATGTGGAGTTGTTCTATCGCTTTCCGATCTCAGACAATATCAGTATCACTCCTGATTTGCAGTTCATTTTTAATCCCAACAACAACAGTGACAATAGCACCATTACTGTCGGCACATTGAGGACTGTATTTTCGTTCTAA
- a CDS encoding DUF4336 domain-containing protein has protein sequence MTAQATHHKSNNEPSSPKDWSWKFWQVVPLYPYGQRRTIRNEIVKDAIWTFEQLQGIFYVVVPIRMTVVKLSAGGLLVYAPVAPTPECIRLVNELVAEHGDVRYIILPTVSGIEHKVFVGPFARQFPKAHVYVSPHQWSFPFNLPLSWLGMPWGRTSLLPEDSSKVPFADQFDYAILGSIELGLGRFAEVAMFDKRSQTLLVTDTIVSVSEKPPEILQIDPYPLLFHARDGADEPIVDTEVNRIRGWQRTALFLFYFRPQVLETVPFFQSLLDISKAPERSRKAFFGLFPFRWQYDWYQSFEALRGQGRIFVAPILQTLILNRDPQAVISWADKVASWNFVRIVPCHFDNAIAVTPHEFRQAFSFLEKNPQPSNIPDLPERDFTVLNQINNILQSSRIIVKAKEKI, from the coding sequence ATGACTGCTCAAGCAACACATCACAAGTCTAATAATGAGCCAAGCAGCCCAAAGGACTGGTCGTGGAAATTTTGGCAGGTCGTGCCGCTTTACCCCTATGGTCAGAGACGCACTATTCGTAACGAAATTGTCAAGGATGCGATCTGGACATTCGAGCAGCTTCAGGGGATTTTTTATGTAGTCGTACCGATCAGAATGACGGTAGTGAAATTATCGGCTGGCGGACTGCTGGTATATGCTCCAGTCGCCCCAACTCCCGAATGTATTCGTCTCGTAAATGAACTGGTCGCTGAACATGGCGATGTCAGATATATTATTTTGCCCACGGTTTCAGGAATTGAGCATAAGGTATTTGTGGGACCCTTTGCGCGACAGTTCCCCAAGGCTCACGTTTATGTCTCCCCGCACCAATGGAGCTTCCCATTCAATTTGCCACTTAGTTGGTTAGGAATGCCTTGGGGGCGCACATCGCTACTACCTGAAGATAGCTCAAAGGTTCCCTTTGCCGATCAGTTTGACTATGCAATTCTGGGTTCGATTGAACTAGGATTAGGAAGGTTTGCGGAGGTCGCAATGTTCGACAAGCGATCGCAGACTCTTTTAGTTACAGATACGATTGTTTCTGTTTCTGAAAAGCCGCCAGAAATATTACAAATCGATCCCTATCCATTGCTATTTCATGCTAGAGATGGTGCAGATGAACCCATTGTCGATACAGAAGTAAATCGGATACGTGGTTGGCAAAGAACTGCACTATTTCTATTCTATTTCCGCCCACAAGTTTTGGAAACCGTTCCCTTTTTCCAATCTCTACTAGATATTAGCAAAGCCCCAGAGCGATCGCGCAAAGCCTTTTTTGGTCTATTCCCTTTTCGCTGGCAATATGACTGGTATCAGTCCTTTGAAGCTTTACGCGGACAAGGACGTATTTTTGTCGCGCCGATCCTTCAAACTCTCATTCTCAATCGCGATCCTCAAGCCGTGATCTCATGGGCAGACAAGGTTGCTAGTTGGAATTTTGTGCGGATTGTTCCTTGCCATTTTGACAACGCGATCGCTGTAACACCCCATGAATTTCGCCAAGCCTTTAGCTTCTTAGAGAAGAATCCTCAACCTTCAAATATTCCTGACCTTCCTGAAAGGGACTTTACAGTTCTTAATCAAATCAATAATATTTTACAAAGCAGTCGCATTATTGTAAAAGCAAAGGAAAAAATTTAA
- the hisI gene encoding phosphoribosyl-AMP cyclohydrolase translates to MSDNWIENLKYDERGLIPAIAQDHQDGTILMMAWMNRHALELTVSTGEVHYWSRSRQELWHKGATSGHIQKLKKIYYDCDRDVVLVKIEQVGDIACHTGVRSCFFTEVPI, encoded by the coding sequence ATGTCTGACAATTGGATTGAAAATCTCAAGTATGATGAGCGAGGATTGATCCCTGCGATCGCGCAGGATCATCAAGATGGCACAATTTTAATGATGGCGTGGATGAATCGTCATGCTTTGGAGTTAACAGTTTCTACTGGCGAAGTGCATTATTGGAGCCGATCGCGTCAAGAATTGTGGCATAAGGGAGCCACATCTGGGCATATCCAAAAGCTCAAAAAGATCTATTACGATTGCGATCGTGATGTGGTTTTGGTGAAAATTGAGCAGGTTGGTGATATTGCCTGTCACACTGGCGTGAGAAGTTGTTTCTTTACAGAAGTTCCAATTTAA
- the opcA gene encoding glucose-6-phosphate dehydrogenase assembly protein OpcA, with the protein MNTQATSVVSLQAPKDVSVSQVEAELSKIWQSYGENSAARATTFNLLVYEPETMGAASRMASVDAIVSQSPCRVIDLVTLDEEDQGISAQVAAYCPIQKSRSSLICGEYITLTGAKRAFDRVHSILPELLIPDLPVFLWWKDSPAPNTRMFEKLVNLSNRLIMDSATFANSEADLLKVQGMIQAGTQIADLNWQRLAPWQELTAQAFDQPDRRAAVWEIDGITIDYERGNSTQALMFLGWIASRLEWEPIERSSEGGDYDIQHIIFEGRNHIQVKAELAAIPVGDVGEVVGDLIGLRLTASNQNTDACNVFCSESTGCMRMEAGGGAQNYRVHQVSPLSDQSADTLLGQQLQRWGREALYEESLALVAKILAL; encoded by the coding sequence ATGAATACGCAAGCAACTTCCGTTGTATCTTTGCAAGCTCCCAAAGATGTCTCGGTATCTCAAGTCGAAGCAGAGCTAAGCAAAATCTGGCAGTCCTATGGCGAAAATTCGGCAGCCCGTGCTACTACCTTCAATCTATTAGTGTATGAACCAGAAACCATGGGTGCAGCATCACGGATGGCTTCCGTTGATGCGATCGTTTCTCAGAGTCCATGTCGAGTCATTGATTTGGTAACTCTCGATGAAGAAGATCAAGGTATATCCGCACAAGTAGCAGCCTACTGCCCAATTCAAAAAAGTCGTAGCTCCTTAATTTGTGGTGAATATATCACCCTCACTGGCGCGAAACGAGCCTTCGATCGCGTACATAGTATTCTTCCAGAATTACTGATCCCCGATCTACCTGTTTTTCTATGGTGGAAAGATAGCCCTGCGCCAAATACGCGCATGTTTGAGAAGCTAGTTAATTTAAGCAATCGCTTAATCATGGACTCAGCTACCTTTGCCAATTCTGAGGCAGACTTACTCAAAGTGCAAGGCATGATCCAAGCGGGTACGCAAATTGCAGATTTGAATTGGCAACGTCTTGCGCCTTGGCAAGAGTTGACTGCTCAAGCATTTGACCAACCCGATCGCCGTGCGGCAGTATGGGAAATTGATGGGATCACCATTGACTATGAACGCGGCAACAGTACGCAAGCGCTCATGTTTCTCGGCTGGATCGCTAGTCGCCTAGAGTGGGAACCTATTGAACGCAGTTCTGAAGGTGGTGACTACGATATCCAGCATATTATTTTTGAAGGTCGTAACCACATCCAAGTTAAAGCTGAATTAGCGGCGATTCCTGTGGGTGATGTAGGCGAGGTAGTTGGCGATCTAATTGGATTACGCCTGACAGCCTCTAATCAAAATACTGATGCTTGTAATGTATTTTGTTCAGAATCTACTGGCTGTATGCGGATGGAAGCTGGTGGTGGAGCGCAAAACTATCGTGTGCATCAAGTGTCACCTTTGTCCGATCAAAGTGCTGATACTCTTCTTGGTCAACAGCTTCAAAGATGGGGAAGGGAGGCTCTCTACGAAGAAAGTCTTGCATTAGTAGCTAAGATATTAGCTCTCTAA
- the tnpB gene encoding IS200/IS605 family element RNA-guided endonuclease TnpB, with protein MYKAYKYRIYPTSEQETLLAKSFGCARWFWNYALNLCQETYKNTGKGLTRGYIQGLLPALKKEYEWLTEPYSQCLQVVALNLSTAYKNFFDKRAMLPKFKSKHGKQSISYPQNVKFDGDKISLPKIGLVHCQRHRGFDGTIKTVTVSRNPDGKHFVSVLVDDGKGNPELMPVDKAIGIDVGLTHFAITSDGSKFDNPRFFIKHQRNLKRKQQKLSKKKKGSQNRKKARLAVAKVHSKIARCREDFLHKLSRKIVNENQVIAVENLNVKGMVKNHNLAKAISDVGWGMFCTMLKYKAESEGRQYIEIDRWFPSSKTCHVCLNRVDNLTLDVRAWTCKHCGTLHDRDVNAAINIRNEALRILRLGSVRVISLGTSESACGGDVSRSGKTSVLLDAIPVESGSQLCTA; from the coding sequence ATGTATAAGGCGTACAAGTACAGAATCTATCCCACAAGTGAGCAAGAAACCTTGCTTGCAAAGTCTTTTGGCTGTGCGAGATGGTTCTGGAACTATGCCTTAAACCTATGCCAAGAAACCTATAAAAATACTGGCAAGGGGTTAACTAGAGGGTATATACAAGGCTTACTCCCTGCACTCAAGAAGGAATACGAATGGTTAACCGAGCCGTATTCTCAATGCTTGCAAGTAGTCGCATTGAATCTATCCACTGCCTACAAAAATTTCTTTGACAAACGGGCAATGCTGCCTAAATTCAAGTCAAAGCATGGTAAGCAGTCAATTAGTTATCCCCAAAACGTCAAGTTTGACGGTGACAAGATTAGTTTACCTAAGATTGGATTAGTCCACTGTCAGCGCCATCGTGGCTTTGATGGAACTATTAAAACTGTCACTGTTTCTCGCAATCCCGATGGTAAACATTTTGTTTCCGTCTTGGTTGACGATGGCAAAGGTAATCCTGAATTAATGCCAGTGGATAAAGCTATTGGTATTGATGTGGGATTAACCCATTTTGCGATTACCAGTGACGGCTCTAAATTTGATAATCCTAGATTTTTTATCAAACATCAACGCAACTTAAAGCGTAAACAGCAAAAGCTATCCAAGAAAAAGAAGGGTAGCCAAAACCGTAAAAAAGCAAGATTGGCTGTGGCAAAAGTTCACTCCAAAATTGCCAGATGTCGCGAAGATTTTCTGCACAAGCTGTCCCGCAAGATAGTAAACGAAAACCAAGTTATTGCAGTAGAAAATCTCAATGTCAAGGGCATGGTCAAAAATCATAATCTAGCCAAAGCGATTAGCGATGTTGGCTGGGGTATGTTCTGCACAATGCTCAAATACAAGGCTGAAAGTGAAGGAAGGCAATATATCGAGATTGATCGATGGTTCCCTAGCTCTAAAACTTGCCATGTATGCCTAAATCGAGTTGATAACCTCACTCTTGATGTTAGGGCATGGACTTGTAAGCATTGTGGTACTCTCCATGACCGTGATGTAAATGCAGCGATAAACATTAGAAATGAAGCCTTGCGGATACTTCGACTCGGCTCAGTACGAGTTATCTCGTTAGGAACTAGCGAGTCTGCCTGTGGAGGAGATGTAAGTCGATCTGGTAAAACTTCGGTTTTGTTGGACGCTATCCCCGTTGAATCAGGAAGCCAGCTCTGTACCGCCTAA
- the zwf gene encoding glucose-6-phosphate dehydrogenase, which yields MVQILENPLRVGLQQERTPEPSILVIFGASGDLTIRKLVPAIYHLKQQRRLPPELTIVGVARRPWSHDYFREQMREGVEKFSVGIGAEAIWDDFAEGLYYQSLDMSNLDDYRKLDEFLGQIDKERGTRGNRVFYLAVSPNYFTDAIEKLGQAGMIKNAQKTRVVIEKPFGRDLSSCQDLNRVVQKSCDEKQIYRIDHYLGKETVQNLLVLRFANAIFEPLWNRQFIDHIQITVAETVGVEDRAGYYENSGALRDMLQNHLMQLFCLTAMEPPNSMDADSLRNEKVKVIQATRLADTRKLERSCVRAQYSEGWMKGKQVQGYRREPNVNPESLVPTYVAMKFEVNNWRWQGVPFYLRTGKRMPKKVSEIAIQFRDVPYLLFQSAAKQVSPNVLTLRIQPNEGIALKFEAKMPGADLRSRSVDMDFGYGKTFGIEGSDAYDRLLLDCMLGDQTLFTRGDEVEAAWKVVTPALSAWEMPNDPSVVPQYEAGTWGPSEAEQLIERDGRQWRRL from the coding sequence GTGGTACAAATACTCGAAAATCCCTTACGGGTTGGTTTACAGCAAGAAAGAACACCTGAGCCATCGATTCTGGTAATCTTTGGTGCGTCGGGTGACTTGACGATCCGCAAGCTAGTTCCTGCAATCTATCACCTCAAACAACAACGTCGCCTACCGCCCGAACTCACAATCGTGGGTGTCGCTCGCCGACCTTGGAGCCATGACTATTTCCGAGAGCAAATGCGTGAGGGCGTAGAAAAGTTCTCCGTAGGTATTGGAGCCGAAGCAATTTGGGACGATTTTGCTGAAGGCTTGTATTATCAATCGCTTGACATGAGCAACCTTGACGATTACCGCAAACTTGATGAGTTTTTGGGGCAAATAGATAAAGAAAGAGGCACTCGTGGTAATCGTGTCTTTTATTTAGCTGTTTCGCCTAATTACTTTACCGATGCGATCGAAAAGTTGGGTCAGGCTGGCATGATTAAAAATGCCCAAAAAACGCGAGTGGTAATTGAGAAACCATTCGGACGTGATTTGTCGTCATGCCAAGACCTGAATCGGGTTGTGCAGAAATCCTGTGACGAAAAACAGATCTATCGTATTGACCACTATTTAGGCAAAGAAACCGTTCAAAATCTTTTAGTGCTGCGATTTGCTAATGCGATTTTTGAGCCATTATGGAATCGCCAGTTTATCGACCACATCCAAATCACAGTTGCCGAAACCGTTGGCGTTGAGGATCGGGCTGGTTATTACGAAAACTCTGGAGCGCTCAGGGATATGTTGCAAAACCACCTGATGCAGCTATTCTGTCTAACGGCTATGGAGCCACCAAACTCCATGGATGCAGATTCCCTCCGCAATGAGAAAGTGAAGGTGATTCAAGCGACTCGACTTGCCGACACTCGCAAATTAGAGCGTTCTTGTGTACGCGCTCAATACAGCGAGGGTTGGATGAAGGGGAAACAGGTGCAAGGCTATCGCCGCGAGCCAAATGTTAACCCTGAGTCCTTAGTACCAACCTATGTGGCAATGAAGTTTGAAGTCAATAATTGGCGTTGGCAGGGTGTTCCTTTCTATTTGCGAACTGGCAAACGGATGCCTAAAAAAGTCAGCGAAATTGCGATTCAGTTTCGTGATGTGCCTTATTTACTGTTTCAGTCGGCAGCTAAACAGGTGTCACCAAATGTGCTGACCCTAAGGATTCAACCCAATGAGGGGATTGCATTAAAGTTCGAGGCAAAAATGCCGGGGGCTGACCTGCGATCGCGATCAGTGGATATGGACTTTGGCTATGGCAAAACCTTTGGTATCGAAGGCTCCGATGCTTACGATCGCTTGTTGTTAGACTGTATGTTGGGCGATCAGACCTTATTTACACGCGGTGACGAAGTGGAAGCTGCTTGGAAAGTCGTGACTCCAGCGCTTTCTGCTTGGGAAATGCCCAATGATCCCAGCGTCGTGCCACAATACGAAGCAGGGACATGGGGACCATCTGAAGCTGAACAACTGATCGAACGTGATGGGCGGCAGTGGCGACGACTATAA
- a CDS encoding CobW family GTP-binding protein, with amino-acid sequence MKSPQLDIPKRGMPVTIVTGFLGSGKTTLLNQILKNRQDLKVAVLVNEFGDINIDGQLLVDIEDGMVELSNGCICCTINDSLVDAVYNVLEREERIDYMVIETTGVADPLPIALTFLGTELKHLTRLDSILTVIDAETFTAEHFGSEAALSQVQYGDIVLLNKTDLVPEAQVNELEEYLRKTKSKARILRSQHGEVPLPLILDVDLAPTSVYQQVENEDEVYEHEHHHHKHEHHDHEHHHHHSDHLDNDGFISVSFQSDRRFDLDKFTYFLDKVMPVDVFRAKGVLCFDSEDLRFVFQLSGKRYELNYDHRKKPIDNQLVLIGRNLDAQLLQQQLRECLV; translated from the coding sequence ATGAAATCTCCTCAGCTCGATATTCCTAAACGGGGAATGCCTGTAACGATTGTTACGGGGTTTCTCGGTAGTGGAAAAACGACACTCCTTAATCAAATTCTCAAAAATCGTCAGGATTTGAAAGTAGCCGTTTTAGTGAACGAATTTGGCGACATCAACATTGATGGGCAGTTACTTGTTGATATTGAAGATGGCATGGTGGAGCTAAGTAATGGTTGTATTTGCTGCACGATCAATGACAGCTTAGTTGATGCTGTGTATAACGTTTTGGAGAGAGAAGAGCGCATTGACTATATGGTGATTGAGACTACTGGTGTTGCCGACCCTCTACCGATCGCCTTGACTTTTTTGGGAACTGAACTAAAGCACCTCACTCGCCTTGATTCTATCCTCACTGTGATTGATGCGGAGACATTTACTGCTGAGCATTTTGGTAGTGAGGCGGCGCTTAGTCAGGTGCAGTATGGCGATATAGTCTTACTGAACAAGACAGATTTAGTGCCAGAAGCACAGGTTAATGAATTAGAAGAATATCTTCGCAAGACTAAATCTAAAGCGAGAATTCTGCGATCGCAGCATGGTGAAGTTCCATTGCCTTTGATTTTAGATGTGGATCTTGCGCCAACTAGTGTTTATCAACAGGTAGAAAACGAGGATGAAGTATATGAGCATGAACATCATCATCACAAGCATGAGCATCACGATCATGAACATCATCATCACCATTCCGACCATTTAGATAATGATGGGTTTATTTCTGTTTCTTTCCAAAGCGATCGCCGTTTTGATTTAGACAAGTTCACCTATTTTCTTGATAAGGTAATGCCCGTTGATGTATTTAGAGCAAAAGGGGTTCTCTGTTTTGATTCTGAAGATCTTCGTTTTGTTTTTCAATTGAGCGGAAAGCGCTACGAACTGAACTATGACCATCGCAAGAAGCCTATTGACAACCAATTAGTTCTTATTGGCAGAAATCTTGATGCACAGTTGCTTCAACAACAGTTGCGGGAATGCTTGGTATAA